GAGGAGGCGGATCAGCGCCGACGTAGCATTGCCGTCATGTCAGCACCCGTCAGCACCGTCGAGGACGCGATCCAGGCCGCCCTGGCCACCGTCAACGACCCGGAGATCCGTCGGCCCATCACCGAGCTGGGCATGGTCCAGTCCGCCGTGGTCGGCGCGGACGGCGTGGTACGCGTCGAGCTGCTGCTCACCGTTGCCGGCTGCCCGCTGAAGGACAAGCTGCGGGCGGACATCACCGCAGCCGTCGGCGCGGTTCCCGGCGTCACCGGGGTGGAGATCGAGTTCGGGGTGATGAGTCCCGAGCAGCGCCAGTCGCTGCAGGCGACGCTGCGCGGCGGCACCGCGTCCGCCGAGCCGGTCATCCCGTTCGCCCAGCCCGGCTCCCGCACCCGCGTGTACGCGGTGGCCAGCGGCAAGGGCGGCGTCGGCAAGTCCAGCGTGACGGTCAACCTGGCCGCCGCCCTGGCCGCCCGGGGGCTCTCCGTCGGCGTGGTCGACGCCGACATCTACGGCCACTCGGTGCCCCGGATGCTCGGCGCGGACGGTCGACCGACCCGGGTCGAAGACATGATCATGCCGCCGCAGTCGCACGGCGTGAAGGTCATCTCGATCGGCATGTTCACCGCCGGCAACGCCGCGGTGGTGTGGCGCGGTCCGATGCTGCACCGGGCGCTGCAGCAGTTCCTCGCCGACGTCTACTGGGGCGACCTGGACGTGCTCCTGCTCGACCTGCCCCCGGGCACCGGCGACGTGGCCATCTCGCTGGCGCAGCTGCTGCCCAACTCGGAGATCCTGGTGGTGACCACCCCGCAGGCCGCCGCCGCCGAGGTGGCCGAGCGGGCCGGCGCCATCGCGCTGCAGACCCACCAGCGCGTGGTCGGTGTGATCGAGAACATGTCCTGGCTCGAACTGCCCGACGGCTCCCGCATGGAGGTCTTCGGTGCTGGCGGTGGCCAGACGGTGGCCGAGTCGCTGAGCCGGACCATCGGCGCCCAGGTGCCGCTGCTCGGCCAGATCCCGCTGGACACCCGGGTACGCGAGGCCGGCGACGCCGGCGACCCCATCGTGCTGGCCGAGCCGGAGTCGCCGGCCGCGCAGGCGCTGGGTGGGATCGCGGACCGCCTCGCCGTCCGGCGGGAGTCGCTGCTCGGCAAGCCCCTCGGTCTCAAGCCCGCCGGCCGCTGACCCACGCCACCCCGGCCGCGCCGCCTCTCGGCGCGCGACTCCGCTCGACGCGGCGCGCGAGGCCCGCCAGCGGCGGCACATGCCTCCGCGCGGTCCTTTCGAGCTGATGGCGTAAACGGTTCAGCAGGAAGGGCCGTCTGCCCGGGCGACAACACGATGACGGAAGTGACTCAGCTCTAAAGGATCCGACTCCAACAGGGCCGCCTCGCCGGACCAACCGAAAGCCGCGGTGTCAGGCCCACCAGGACAAGCGCGCGCCGCGCGGGCGCTCGATCAGGTGGCGTCGTCGTAGCTGGTGCGGGGGGCGGGCGCGGGAGCGCCTCCGGTGGCGGTCGTCGAGCGGCCTCCCGACCGCAGGTCGGCCGCCGCGGCCACATCCTTCAGGTCGTTGTGCACGGCGGTGACGTCCGCGCGGAGGTTGTCGTAGACGCCCTGCAAGGGCTTCCGGATCGCCTGCTCGTCCTCCTCGCTGAGCAGGTGCTTGCGGATGAACGCCTTGGGGTGCAGGTCCTCCAGCTGGATGTCGGTGCCGAGCTCACGGCTCAGGTCGCCGGTGGCGTTGCGGGCCATGTTGCGCAGGTTGCGCACCAGGCGCAGTCCGTCGTTGATGACCGCGGGCAGCCGGTCACCGAAGATCAGCAGCGCCAGGAGCAGCAGCGCACCGATCTCCCACCAGTTCAGGTTCTCGAACATCCGGCGGGCCTCCTCTCGACATCCGTGGCAAGACTACGCACGAGGAGGGCACCCCGGGGAGGGGGTGACGAGGTCGTCACTTCGCATCGGCCGCGAGAGTCACCGAGGCATTCTGTCGGGTCGATCCCCGGCGGTACTCGACGGTGACCACCGAGCCGGGCGCGAACTTGCGGACGAGGGCGATGAGGTCGCTCGGTTCGCTCATCGGCCGCCCGTTCAGCCGCAGGATCACGTCGCCGGTGCGCAGCCCCGCGTCGGCGGCCGGCCCGGCCGGCTCGACCGCCGCCAGGCGTACGCCTCCGCCGGCCACACCCGCCCCCGGGCCGCCGACCTGGGCGCCGATGACCGTACGTCGGGCCTTACCGGTGCCGATGATGTCCTGGGTGACCCGCTTGGCCTGATTGATCGGGATCGCGAAGGCCAGGCCGATGTTGCCCGCCTCCTGCCCCTCCGACACCAACGACTTGATGGTCGAGTTGACCCCCACCACCCGGCCGGCGCCGTCGACCAGCGGACCGCCGGAGTTGCCGTGATTGACCGCCGCGTCGGTCTGGATGGCCGCGTAGTAGCGGACCGGGCCGCCGGGCTCCCCGGCCTGCATCGTCCGGTCGAGGGCGCTCACGATGCCGGCGGTGACCGTGTTGGCCAGCGAGAGCGGCGAGCCGATCGCCAGGACCGGGTCGCCGACGGCCAGCGCGTCGGAGTCACCGAACTCCACCGGCCGCAGCCCGGTCCGGTCGACCTTCATGACGGCGATGTCGGACTCCGGGTCCTGGCCGACCAGGGTGGCGGGCGCGGACGTGCCGTCGTTGAAGACCACCGACGCCTTGCCGGTGCCCCCGGCCACCACGTGGTCGTTCGTGATCACGTGCCCGTCGGAGCTGACGATGAAGCCGGAGCCCTCGCTCGTCCCGCCGAGGCTGCTGACCCGGACCGTCACCACGCTGGGCAGGACCCGTTCGGCGACCCCGGCGAGCGACTCCGGCTTGCGTTGGGCCAGCCCGGGCGCCTGACCGGGGTCGGCGCCGAGCACCGTGCTGGGGCCGACGCCGCCACGGACCGCGAACGCGTAGCCGAGCGCCCCGCCCAGCGCGCCCGCGAGCAGTGCTGTCACCAGCGGAATCAGCACCAGGTGGCGGAACACCGGACGGCCGGGTGCGTCCGGGTCGGTCACCGGTTCGGGCTGCGTGCCGGCGTCGACCTGCGCGGGTACGACGACGGCGGCCGGCGCCGCCGGGTCCCGCCACGGGTCGGCCAGCGCGTCGGACCACCAGGGCGACGCAGCACCCCCGGCGCTGCCCGGCGCGCCCGCTCCCGGTGCCGTGCCCGGCCCCGGCGTGCCCGCCGGAGTCGCGGCATCACCGGGCCGGCGCCAGTCCCAGCCGTCGGTCACGTCGGTGCCTCCCAGTCCGTCCCCCGGATCCCGCATCGCACGGCCCGGCGACACATCCGCCCGGGCCGCGACTGGCGGGACACCGCTTCCAGGATTGCACGGATGTCCGGGTTCGGGTCAGCGGTTGCCGCCCGCGTGATCCAGTGGCCGGACGCGCGGCTGCGCCGTCGACACGCCGCCTCTAGGCTCATAGCGCCAACCCACCCCTCGCACCACGCGCCGCCCGGAGGTGCCCCATCGCCACGGTCGCCGGTTCCGGCAGTTCGACGAGCCCGGCCCTGCACTTCGCCGAGCAGTACGCCGCCGAGGACCTCGTGCTGCGCACCGCCCGCAGTCTGGCCCGTGAGGTGGGCCTCGACGCGGTGACACCGGGCTCGGGCGCCGCGCTGCGGCTGCTCGCCGCCGCCGGCAACGCCCGTGCCGTCGTGGAGATCGGCACCGGCACCGGCGTGAGCGGGGTGTGGCTGCTGCGCGGCATGCGTGCCGACGGCGTACTCACCACGATCGACGTCGAGGTGGAGCACCAGCGGATCGCCCGGCGGATCTTCGCCGAGGCGGGCTTCCCCTCGGGCCGGACCCGGATCATCACCGGCCGGGCGCTCGACGTGCTGCCGCGGCTCGCCGACGGGGCGTACGACCTGGTCTTCGTCGACGCCGAGGCGACCGGTTTCCACGCCTGTGTGGAGGCCGCGCTGCGGCTGCTGCGCCCCGGCGGGGTGCTCGTGCTCAACGGCGCGCTGGCCGGCGGCCGGATCGGCGACCCGGCGGCCCGCGACGCGGAGACGGTGACCGTCCGGGAGACGATCAAGGCGATCCGGGAGTCGGAGCACTGGATCCCGGCGCTGCTGCCGGTCGGGCAGGGGCTGCTCGCCGCCGTCAAGTGCTGAGTGAACCCGGCGGACCGCAGGTCCGCCGGGTCGGGCGCCGTCGGCCGTTCAGCCCAGGGTGGTCAGCCAGCGCAGCAGGGACCGTACGCCCCAGCCGGTCGCTCCCCTGGTCAGCTCGGCGTCGTCGCCGTCGGCCCACGACGGCGCGGACATGTCCACGTGGACCCAGCGGTCCCGCAGCTCGCCGGTGAACTCGCGCAGGTAGAGCGCGGCGACCACGGATCCGGCACCCTGGGTCGGGGCGCTGTAGAGGTCGGCCAGGTCGCTGCCCAGGTACTCGACGTAGTCCGCGGGCAGCGGCATCCGCCAGGCCGACTCGCCGGCTGCCTCAACGGCCGCCAGCAGGTCCGCGGCGAGCTGGTCGTTCTCGCTGTAGAGGGCGCCGGTGCGCTTGCCGAGGGCCACCGCGTTCGCGCCGGTCAGCGTCGCCAGGTCGACCAGCAGGTCCGGCTGGAGTTCCTGGACGGCGTAGGCGAGCGCGTCGGCCAGCACCAGCCGCCCCTCGGCGTCGGAGTTGGTGGTCTCGCTGGTCACCCCGCCGTAGTGCCGGACGATGTCGCCGGGGCGGAACGCCGACCCGCTGACCATGTTCTCGGCGAGCGGGGCGAGCGTGGTGACGCGGACCGGCAGCCGCAGGGCCGCCGCGCCGAGGGCGGCGGCGACCACGGCTGCGGCGCCGGCCATGTCCTTGCGCATGAGCTTCATCGCCGGCACCGGCTTGATCGAGATGCCGCCGGTGTCGAACGTGATGCCCTTGCCGACCAGCACCACGTGCGTGGTCGCGCCGGCCGGGTGCCAGTCGAGCTCGACCAGGCGGGGACCGCTCGCCGAGCCGCCGCCGACGGCGAGGATCCCGCCGAAGCCCTCGGCGGCCAGCGCGGCGGGCTCGCGTACGCGCAGGTGCAGGTCCGGCACGTCGGCGGCCTGCTCGGCCACCTGCCCGGCGAACCACTCCGGGTTCTTCACGGAGGAGGGCGTGTTGGTCAGGTCGCGGGCCCAGCGGGTCAACCGGGCGGTGGTCCGCGCCGTCTCGACCACGCTCAGGTGGGCGTCCGGGTCGGCCACGAGCAGGTCGACGCCGGCGAGTGCGGGCGTCGGGCCGGCCTCGGTCAGCCGGAAGCGGTAGGAGGCGAGCAGCAGCCCCTCGGTGAGCCCCCGGACGGCCGCCGTGGTCACGTCTCCCGGGAGCGCGATGGTGATGTGCGTCTCATCGGTGGCGGCACGCGCCAACGCGGCACCGGCCCGCCGCCAGTCCGCCTCGTCGCCCGCGCCGACCCCGAACAGCACCAGCACTCCCGGGGTACGCCCGGGGCGCAGCTGGGTGCGGGTCTCACCGGCGCGGCCGGTGAGCCGGGCCGCCGGGGCCAGCGCGGTGGCCTCGTCGGCGACCCCGTCGGGAAGCGTCACCGCGGCGGCCAGCGGCACGGCCGGGGCGTCGTCGCCCGTCTCCGTTCCGGCCGGTCGGACGGGCAGGACGAGCGTGTCGAGCCGCTCGGGCTCGGTTACCAGCCTGATCGCGAGCACGCGGGACCGTACCTCCAGGAAAGGGTTTCGCGGAGCCGGGACGCTCCCGGCGCTCCACGCCGGTGAAGCCCTGAGCCACCGGCAGCGGCCGGTGGCTCAGGGTATGACGAACCGTCGGGGCGGTCGGTGCCGCCCACACCGGTCCTGATCAGCCGGCGGCCGCCTTCAGCGCGTCACCGAGCGCGTTGGCCTCGTCCGGAGTCATCTCGACGACGAGCCGGCCACCGCCCTCCAGCGGGACTCGCATGACGATGCCCCGGCCCTCCTTGGTGACTTCCAGCGGACCGTCGCCCGTCCGCGGCTTCATCGCCGCCATGTTGTCTCCCCTCAGACCTACACCAGGGTCGGTGGGTTGCCCCACAGCCACTTCGTCACGACCACCCGCAACCGCCGCGGGGTGTCGACCAACGATTTTCCCTGATGAACACCGCCGGACCCAAACCGAAGCACCATTGATGTAACAGCATCTAGCTTATCTTGAGAAGGCCTGTCACAATGTGCGGTCATGCAGGCACGGTCGGCACTCTTCGACCTGTACGGCGACCACCTCCGACCCCGGGGTGGCCGCGCGCCGGTCGCCGCCCTGGTCAAGCTGTTGGCACCGCTCGGCATCGCACCGCCGGCCGTGCGCACCGCGGTCTCCCGGATGGTCCGCCAGGGCTGGCTCGACCCGCTGCGGCTGGCGTCGGGACCGGGATATTCGATCACACCCAAGGCGGCGCGGCGCCTGGACGAGGCCGCCGCCCGGATCTACCGCACCGGCCGGGTCAGCTGGGACGGCCGGTTCGACCTCCTGGTGCTGGAGGCTCCCACGTCCCGCCGCGAGCGGCAGCGGCTCTCCGCCAACCTGAGCTTCCTGGGCTACGGCACGCTCGACGAGTGCACCTGGGTGGCCACCCGGCCCGGCGAGGACGTGGACCTGCTGCTCGCCGAGGCGGGCGTGCGCTACGAGCGGTTCACCGCCGCGCACGCCGCCGGCACGCCGGGGGCGATGGGCGTGGTGCGGCGGGCCTGGGACCTGGCGGAGATCGGCCGGGCATACGAACGCTTCGTCGCCGAGCAGCGCCCGTTGCTGAGCGCGGTGACCGTACGCAGCGGGGACGAGGAGGCGTACGCCGCCCGGTTCCGGCTGGTGCACGCGTGGCGTACGTTCCTGTTCCGGGATCCGCAGCTCCCCCCGGCGCTGCTTCCGGAGCGTTGGCCCGGCACCGCCGCGGCCAGCTTCTTCGACCGGCACGCGGCGCGGCTGCGGCCGGCCGCCGACCGGTACGTCGAGCAGTGCCTCGACGCCGGCAACCGACTCGCCCGACAGAAGGGTCGTTAGACAAGTGACCGAGCCGCTGCTCGTCGACCGGACCGACGCCGTCGTCACGCTCACGATGAACCGCCCGAAGGCGATGAACGCGTTCGACGTGGCCCTCAAGGAGGCGCTCCGGGACACCCTGGCCGAGTTGGAGAGCGACCGCACGTGCCGGGCCGTGGTGCTCGCCGGTGCGGGCGGGTCGTTCAGCGCCGGGCAGGACCTGCGCGAGCACGTGGCGACCCTGGAGTCGACCTCCGACGACCCGCTGGCGACCGTACGGGCGCACTACAACCCGATCGCCGCCCGGTTGGCCAACCTGCCGAAGCCGGTGGTGGCCGCGGTACGCGGCATGGCCGCCGGGGCGGGCGCCTCGCTGGCCTTCCTCGCCGACATCCGCATCGGTGGACCGAGCACGAGCTTCCTGATGGCTTTCGCCAAGGTCGGGTTGGCCGCCGACACCGGCGCCTCGTGGACGCTGCCCCGGTTGGTCGGGCACGCCAAGGCGGTGGAGCTGCTGATGCTGGCCGAGCCGGTGGGAGCCGAGGAGGCGTGCCGGCTGGGGCTGCTGAACCGCCTGGCGGACGACGACGAGAAGGTGCTGCCGGCCGCGCAGGAGTTGGCCGCCCGCCTCGCCGCCGGTCCCACCGTCGCCTACGGCGCGATCAAGCGGCAGCTCTCCATCGCCGACGCCGGCACCCTAGCGGACGCCCTGGCCGCCGAGGCCCAGGCGCAGGCGATCTGCGGCGCCACGACCGACCACCGGGCCGCCACGATGGCGTTCGTGGGCAAGCAGAAGCCCGTCTTCGAGGGTCGCTGACCCGGCGCCCGGCCGGGGCGGGGTCAGTCGTCCTCCTCCGGATCCTGGTTGGCCTCAGCGCCGAGCACGAACGCCTGCATCGCCAACTCGTCGCCGGCGGGCGAGACGAACGCGGGCAGCTCGCGGGGGCCGAGCTCCTGCACGTAGGCCCAGAACAGCCGGACCGCCTCGGCCGGGGAGTCGGCCTCGATCGGCAGGTCGAGGCTGACCAGCCAGGTCCGGCGCGGGGGCGGCGGGCCGAGCCGGTCGGCCAGCACCCGGTAGGCGGCCGGGTCGAGCGCGCTGACCGGCCCGTCGAGGACGAGCTGGTCGGCGGGGACCGGCTGGTCGAAGGACCGCCGGGTGTACGCCACCACCAGTGCCACCTCCCGGTCGGACTGCGGGTCGTCCGGGTCGTCGGGGCGCGCGCCGCTCGACGTGGTGACCCGACCCAGCGCGACGAGCCGTAGCGGCTCGTCGACCAGCACCGCCACCTCGTCGCCCGCGTGGGGCCGGCCGGTCTCGCCGAGGCCGGTCAGCTCCAGGGTGTCGTGGTGGACGAGCCGCTCGGCGTCGAAGCGGCCGGGGGGCAGCAGGACGGCCCAGGCCGCGGTGCCAGCCGGTCGGCTCGTCCCGTTCGCCCGGTGTGCGGTGTCGGTCGTCATGCCCCCCATCCCATCACGCCGCGCCGGTTGGCTTGACGTGGCAGCCGTCGAGGTGGTCGTCAACCATTCCGGTGGCCTGCATGAGCGCGTAGGCCGTGGTCGGGCCGACGAACCGGAAGCCACGCTTCTTGAGCGACTTGGCCATCGCCGTGGACTCCGGGGTGATGGCCGGCACCTGGGTGAACGAGGTCGGGCGGGTCGGCCGGGGCGCCGGAGCGAACGACCAGAGCAGCGCGGAGAGGCCCTCGGGCAGCTCGGCGGCGGCCCGCGCGTTGGCGATCGCCGCCTCGATCTTGGCCCGGTTGCGCACGATGCCGGCGTCGGCCAGCAGCCGGGTCACGTCGGCGTCGCCGTAGCCGGCCACGGTCGGGATGCGGAACTCGTCGAAGGCCAGCCGGAACGCGGGGCGCTTGCGCAGGATCGTCAACCACGACAGGCCGGACTGGAACGCCTCCAACGTCATCCGCTCGTAGAGCGCGTCGTCGCCGTGCAACGGCTGGCCCCACTCGGTGTCGTGGTAGACGGCGTAGTCGGGGGTGCTCGCCCCCCAGGCGCAGCGCGGCAGCCCGTCGGCGCCGATCACCAGGTCACTCACGGCGTCCACGCTAGGCCAAACCTCCGACACCCCCATTGCCTCCGGCGCCGAAGGCTGCCTATGGTGCTGGTTACCGACCGGTAGGGGTATGGCCGTCGATGGACGGGGCCGTGCCGGGCACCGACCGCGGGAGGCGGCCCATGAAGGAGTTCCCGGACATCATCGCCTGGTCGATCCCGGCCTTCCTGCTGCTGATCGTGCTCGAACGGATCTCCTACCTGCTGCACCGCGACGATGACGAGGTGGGCTACGGCGGCGCGGACACGGCGACCAGCCTGGCGATGGGGCTCGGCAGCGTCTTCACCGACCTGCTGTGGAAGGTGCCGGTCGCGGCCGCGTACGCGCTGCTCTACGCCCTCACCCCGCTGCGGGTCGCCGAGCTGTGGTGGAGCTGGCCGCTGATCCTGCTCGCGCAGGACTTCTGCTACTACTGGTCGCACCGCGGCCACCACGTGATCCGGATCCTCTGGGCGTCGCACGTGGTCCACCACTCGTCCGAGCGGTTCAACCTGTCCACCGCGCTTCGCCAGCCGTGGACCGGGCTGACCAGCTGGGTCTTCTACATCCCGCTGATCCTGGGCGGGGTGCACCCGGCCGTCGTCGCGTTCGCCGGCTCGGTGAACCTGCTCTACCAGTTCTGGATCCACACCGAGCGGATCGACAAGCTGCCCCGCTGGTACGAGGCCGTGTTCAACACCCCGTCGCACCACCGCGTCCACCACGCCTCGCAGGGCGGCTACCTGGACCGCAACTTCGGCGGCATCCTGATCGTCTGGGACCGGCTGTTCGGCACGTTCGCGCCGGAGGGCGAGCGCTGCGTCTACGGCCTCACGAAGAACATCGGCACCTACAACCCGGTGCGGGTGGCGTTCCACGAGTACGTCTCGATCGCCCGTGACCTGCGGGCGGCGGCGACCTGGCGGCACCGCGCCGGCCACCTGTTCCGCTCGCCGGGCTGGCAGCCCGCACCCGCCGGCGATCCCGGGGTGGCCGCGACGCGCCCGGTGCCGGAGAGCGCCACCCCGGTCCGCTGAGGCGGCGACGGGCGGCCCGGTGCGGCGCCGACGCCGGTCAGGGAAGGCGGCCCTGCTCGACCAGGCGACCGAACCGGCGCAGCGCCTGGGTCAGGCCGAACTTGGAGCCGGGCCAGAGCACCGGCCAGGCCACCCGACCGGCCGGACCGCCGGGCAGGTGAAACCACTCGTGCCACACGACCTGGGTGCGGTCGCGGGCCAGCGGGGTGCAGCGCAGCACGCCGGGACCGCGCAGCAGCGTGCCGCAGTGCACCACACCGATCTCGTAGGGCTCGTCGACGCGGACCACCCGCATCTCGTCGCGCAACTCGGCGGGGCCGAGGGCGGTCACCGCCTCGATCAGGCTGCCTTCACGCCCGTCGCCCTCCTTCACCCGGACGCGGGTGAAAGGGATCCAGGACGACTGGCGCTCCCAGGCGAGCAGCGCGGCGAAGACCCGCTCCGCCGGCGCGTCGACGATCACGGTGGCGGTCACCTCGCCGGCGCCCGGCTGGGCCGCCTCGCCCAGGCCGTCCGCGCCGTCGGATCCGGTCACGTCGACTCCGAGGACACCACCGGGCCGGGACGCGCCGCCTCCGCCGTGGGCTCGCCGCCGGCGGGCTCCGTGCCGTCGGAGTCGGCGGGCGAGGTGGTGGGGTCGGGCAGGACGCCGCCCCGCTCGGCGGTGCCCGCCGGCCCGTCAGCGGTCACCGTCACCGGCCCCACCGGGTCGGCGTCGGTGGCCGGCGCGCCGGCGGCGCCCGGCACGGTGGCCACACCGTTGGCGCTGGCGCCGGCCGCCTGCTCGCGGGCCCGGCGCAGGACCTCGGCGTCGGCCGTCCGCCCCTCGCGCAACGCGGCCACCTCCGCCTCCAGGACGCCGATCAGCTCGGACTTGTAGCCGATGTCGTAGGCCGCCCGGCGCATCGCCTGGTCGACCTGGGCCATCTGGTACCCACGCAGCACGGTGTCGAACCGGACGTCCGACACATCCGACTCGCGCAGCGGGCGGTTGCCCGGCAGAGGCACGGCGCGCCCGTCCGGCTCGGCGGGCGCCAGGCCCGGATCCCGGCCGGTGACCAGCACCGTCACCCCGAACACGACCGCCGCGACGGTCAACGCCACGACCAGCATGAGCAGAACCTGACCCATGCACAGATCGTGGCATGCCGACCGGGCCGGAGCGACCCCGCCACCCAGGCCGGTGCCACACCACCGCGGGAAGCCGCGGTTACCGGACCGGCTAGCGTCGGGACCGGCCGGCGCTGTGGGTGACCCGGCCGGTGGACCGTGAGGAGGCGGCATGGCCGGTGAGCTCCGGCTCGGTGGACGGACGTTCGCCCCGGGCGAGTTGGTGGTGATGGCGATCGTCAACCGCACACCGGACTCGTTCTTCGACCGGGGCTCCACCTTCGCCGCCGACAGCGCCCTGCGGGCGGTGGAGCGGGCGGTGGCCGAGGGCGCCGGGATCATCGACATCGGTGGGGTGAAGGCCGGGCCCGGCTCCGAGGTGGACGTGGCGGAGGAGATCCGTCGTACGGTCGACACGATCGCCGCCGTCCGGGCCTCCTTCCCCGACGTCGTGATCTCCATCGACACCTGGCGGGCCGAGGTCGCGGTGGAGGCGGTGGCCGCCGGGGCGGACCTGCTGAACGACACCTGGTCCGGTGCGGACCCGGCGTTGGCCCGGGTCGCGGCGGAGACCGGCGCCGGTCTCGTCTGCTCACACGCGGGAGGGCTGGCACCCCGCACCCGGCCGCACCGGGCCGGCTTCGACGACGTGGTGGCCGACGTGCTCGCCACCGTCACCGGCCTCGCCGAGCGCGCGGTGGCCCTGGGCGTACGCCCCGACGGCATCCTGATCGACCCGGCGCACGACTTCGGCAAGAACACCCGTCACTCGCTGGAGATCACCCGACGGCTGGACGAGCTCACCGCGACCGGCTGGCCGCTGCTGGTGGCGCTCTCGAACAAGGATTTCGTCGGCGAGACCCTGGACCTACCGGTCGCCGAGCGGTTGGAGGGGACGCTCGCGGCCACGGCCGTGTCGGCCTGGCTGGGTGCCCGGGTGTTCCGCGCCCACCAGGTCCTCCCGACCCGCCGGGTACTCGACATGGTCGCCTCGATCCGCGGTGACCGCCCTCCGGCGGCCACCCGGCGTGGCCTCGCCTGATCCGGGACCCCTGCCCGACGAACGGTCCGTGATCGGCCGCTCACCGACCGGACCGTCCGACACGTTCGCCGGTGGCCCGGCGGCTCAGGTCCAGCGCAGGATGTTCCTACGCCAGGCATAGAGGATGCCCAGCGCGAGCACCGCCAC
This genomic stretch from Micromonospora krabiensis harbors:
- a CDS encoding DUF3117 domain-containing protein — encoded protein: MAAMKPRTGDGPLEVTKEGRGIVMRVPLEGGGRLVVEMTPDEANALGDALKAAAG
- a CDS encoding enoyl-CoA hydratase-related protein; its protein translation is MTEPLLVDRTDAVVTLTMNRPKAMNAFDVALKEALRDTLAELESDRTCRAVVLAGAGGSFSAGQDLREHVATLESTSDDPLATVRAHYNPIAARLANLPKPVVAAVRGMAAGAGASLAFLADIRIGGPSTSFLMAFAKVGLAADTGASWTLPRLVGHAKAVELLMLAEPVGAEEACRLGLLNRLADDDEKVLPAAQELAARLAAGPTVAYGAIKRQLSIADAGTLADALAAEAQAQAICGATTDHRAATMAFVGKQKPVFEGR
- a CDS encoding leucyl aminopeptidase family protein encodes the protein MLAIRLVTEPERLDTLVLPVRPAGTETGDDAPAVPLAAAVTLPDGVADEATALAPAARLTGRAGETRTQLRPGRTPGVLVLFGVGAGDEADWRRAGAALARAATDETHITIALPGDVTTAAVRGLTEGLLLASYRFRLTEAGPTPALAGVDLLVADPDAHLSVVETARTTARLTRWARDLTNTPSSVKNPEWFAGQVAEQAADVPDLHLRVREPAALAAEGFGGILAVGGGSASGPRLVELDWHPAGATTHVVLVGKGITFDTGGISIKPVPAMKLMRKDMAGAAAVVAAALGAAALRLPVRVTTLAPLAENMVSGSAFRPGDIVRHYGGVTSETTNSDAEGRLVLADALAYAVQELQPDLLVDLATLTGANAVALGKRTGALYSENDQLAADLLAAVEAAGESAWRMPLPADYVEYLGSDLADLYSAPTQGAGSVVAALYLREFTGELRDRWVHVDMSAPSWADGDDAELTRGATGWGVRSLLRWLTTLG
- a CDS encoding PaaX family transcriptional regulator, which gives rise to MQARSALFDLYGDHLRPRGGRAPVAALVKLLAPLGIAPPAVRTAVSRMVRQGWLDPLRLASGPGYSITPKAARRLDEAAARIYRTGRVSWDGRFDLLVLEAPTSRRERQRLSANLSFLGYGTLDECTWVATRPGEDVDLLLAEAGVRYERFTAAHAAGTPGAMGVVRRAWDLAEIGRAYERFVAEQRPLLSAVTVRSGDEEAYAARFRLVHAWRTFLFRDPQLPPALLPERWPGTAAASFFDRHAARLRPAADRYVEQCLDAGNRLARQKGR
- a CDS encoding S1C family serine protease, yielding MGGTDVTDGWDWRRPGDAATPAGTPGPGTAPGAGAPGSAGGAASPWWSDALADPWRDPAAPAAVVVPAQVDAGTQPEPVTDPDAPGRPVFRHLVLIPLVTALLAGALGGALGYAFAVRGGVGPSTVLGADPGQAPGLAQRKPESLAGVAERVLPSVVTVRVSSLGGTSEGSGFIVSSDGHVITNDHVVAGGTGKASVVFNDGTSAPATLVGQDPESDIAVMKVDRTGLRPVEFGDSDALAVGDPVLAIGSPLSLANTVTAGIVSALDRTMQAGEPGGPVRYYAAIQTDAAVNHGNSGGPLVDGAGRVVGVNSTIKSLVSEGQEAGNIGLAFAIPINQAKRVTQDIIGTGKARRTVIGAQVGGPGAGVAGGGVRLAAVEPAGPAADAGLRTGDVILRLNGRPMSEPSDLIALVRKFAPGSVVTVEYRRGSTRQNASVTLAADAK
- a CDS encoding Sec-independent protein translocase family protein, whose amino-acid sequence is MFENLNWWEIGALLLLALLIFGDRLPAVINDGLRLVRNLRNMARNATGDLSRELGTDIQLEDLHPKAFIRKHLLSEEDEQAIRKPLQGVYDNLRADVTAVHNDLKDVAAAADLRSGGRSTTATGGAPAPAPRTSYDDAT
- a CDS encoding SRPBCC family protein codes for the protein MTGSDGADGLGEAAQPGAGEVTATVIVDAPAERVFAALLAWERQSSWIPFTRVRVKEGDGREGSLIEAVTALGPAELRDEMRVVRVDEPYEIGVVHCGTLLRGPGVLRCTPLARDRTQVVWHEWFHLPGGPAGRVAWPVLWPGSKFGLTQALRRFGRLVEQGRLP
- a CDS encoding DNA-3-methyladenine glycosylase I, with the protein product MSDLVIGADGLPRCAWGASTPDYAVYHDTEWGQPLHGDDALYERMTLEAFQSGLSWLTILRKRPAFRLAFDEFRIPTVAGYGDADVTRLLADAGIVRNRAKIEAAIANARAAAELPEGLSALLWSFAPAPRPTRPTSFTQVPAITPESTAMAKSLKKRGFRFVGPTTAYALMQATGMVDDHLDGCHVKPTGAA
- a CDS encoding O-methyltransferase; this encodes MLRTARSLAREVGLDAVTPGSGAALRLLAAAGNARAVVEIGTGTGVSGVWLLRGMRADGVLTTIDVEVEHQRIARRIFAEAGFPSGRTRIITGRALDVLPRLADGAYDLVFVDAEATGFHACVEAALRLLRPGGVLVLNGALAGGRIGDPAARDAETVTVRETIKAIRESEHWIPALLPVGQGLLAAVKC
- a CDS encoding Mrp/NBP35 family ATP-binding protein; the protein is MSAPVSTVEDAIQAALATVNDPEIRRPITELGMVQSAVVGADGVVRVELLLTVAGCPLKDKLRADITAAVGAVPGVTGVEIEFGVMSPEQRQSLQATLRGGTASAEPVIPFAQPGSRTRVYAVASGKGGVGKSSVTVNLAAALAARGLSVGVVDADIYGHSVPRMLGADGRPTRVEDMIMPPQSHGVKVISIGMFTAGNAAVVWRGPMLHRALQQFLADVYWGDLDVLLLDLPPGTGDVAISLAQLLPNSEILVVTTPQAAAAEVAERAGAIALQTHQRVVGVIENMSWLELPDGSRMEVFGAGGGQTVAESLSRTIGAQVPLLGQIPLDTRVREAGDAGDPIVLAEPESPAAQALGGIADRLAVRRESLLGKPLGLKPAGR
- a CDS encoding sterol desaturase family protein, with the translated sequence MKEFPDIIAWSIPAFLLLIVLERISYLLHRDDDEVGYGGADTATSLAMGLGSVFTDLLWKVPVAAAYALLYALTPLRVAELWWSWPLILLAQDFCYYWSHRGHHVIRILWASHVVHHSSERFNLSTALRQPWTGLTSWVFYIPLILGGVHPAVVAFAGSVNLLYQFWIHTERIDKLPRWYEAVFNTPSHHRVHHASQGGYLDRNFGGILIVWDRLFGTFAPEGERCVYGLTKNIGTYNPVRVAFHEYVSIARDLRAAATWRHRAGHLFRSPGWQPAPAGDPGVAATRPVPESATPVR